The genomic DNA ACCTTCAGTGGGAGGCTTGTGACGGAAAAGCTAAATTTATTGGATTTTTGTTGCCAGAGATGCCTTGGAGATGTAAGATTGATCATGTTTTTTATTTTTGACTTGGGGGGTATTTTTTAGCCCCAAGCCGTGAATGCGCTAACCTGTTGTGAAGAATCGTTAACTGAGTGAAAATTCTGGTTAATGAAACCTAAGCAATAAAGTAAGCGCGTTTTTATTGGGTGACTTTTCACCTTTTTTCAGCAAGCCCTAATTAAGATTGGGTGAATTCTAGGGAGTGATTATTGTTAAATAAACCCGCTTTTTCTGTGATTTTTGAATTCCTTTATTGGATTTTAAAACTCCATTTAAAAGGCGGGTTTATTTGGGGGTACTAACCCAACCTAAGCTAACCGTTTAGCTTCTACGGTTTTGGGTAATTTTAAAGGGGCGATTAAATCACTAATTTCTAGTTTCCAACCATTGGTTAAAGTCAAAATAGTGTTGCCATTTAATTCGGTTTCGCTCACTACTTCTTCTTCCAAATCTTTTTTGGCAACGTAAACAATTAATTGATCGCCGCTGCCACGACGTAACATAACTTTCATCTATCTTCCCCCTTTGGAGACTCCCACTAACGGAGTACATGATTGGTGCACAGTCTGGTCAACTTGGGCTTGATTTCAAGCCCCCGTTAAAATCGGTACCCCGATTTAACGGCGGGTTGTTG from Planktothrix serta PCC 8927 includes the following:
- the nifT gene encoding putative nitrogen fixation protein NifT codes for the protein MKVMLRRGSGDQLIVYVAKKDLEEEVVSETELNGNTILTLTNGWKLEISDLIAPLKLPKTVEAKRLA